The following DNA comes from Musa acuminata AAA Group cultivar baxijiao chromosome BXJ1-4, Cavendish_Baxijiao_AAA, whole genome shotgun sequence.
GCTGCAATCTGCTGTCCAGCATTAACTAGAGTGAACTCAATCTATCCGTTTGAAAAGATCTCTACAAGCATAAGCTACTGATCACTTCTTCCTCTGTAGAACAACCTGCCAAAACCACGCCCATGCTTATTGGGCGAAACATTAGGAAAGGAAGTAGAAGAGGATGACTGAGAATACCTATGCTTTCGGTGCTTTGAGTTGACAGGCGATCTTGTAAGATGACCTGCTTCTATGTCAGATGGGCAAACCTGGGAGACGAATCTATCCAAGGGAGACTCACCTCCATGTGTTGGTGTTATAAAAGCAGCAGAACTTTCCACCTCTGACATGGAGTGCCTTGATTTATGCATGGCTCGAATGTTAAATCCACTAGGGCCAGGTTTACCTTCAAAATGGTCATCAGTCATGAGATTTCTATTCTTTAGGGAAGAATCCGATCGTTCTGCCAGTGGGCGCAATGCTTGCAATTGCCTTCCGAGCATAAGTATGGTCTCTTGACACTCTGCAAGCTTTTCAGCTGCAGCTTCTATCTCTTTCTCCTATTATAGGACATATTGATGATTTAAAAGTTCAACTAGAAGCTACACATCATCTGAGTGTATATATGACTTGGTTCATGCAAATTTCAGTCCTTTCATGAGTTTTAAGTGTTCCATATTCATAAACTTAAGAACAACTAAACGACAGATAGAATTGCAATAGAACCTTTGGAAGCCATAAAATCAGTAATTTATGATGCATGCCTATCATCTAGGTCAAAATAATGGATTGTGAAAATAATATCACATAATTCCAATTAAAATTGATATTACAGAGTCAAACACATTATCATCATAACTGACATTGTTGCTTAACTGAAGACAATGGGTCAAGTATCACAAACATTACAACTTCATCTTGAAAACCTTACACGATATAGATTGCTACAAGGGGTTAATCTCGAGTAGACCAAGATCAAGGTTATAATTTTAATAACAACATCCCAATACTGATCCATATCAAGTGACACTGGTAGACCACAGCAAGCCCATGAACAAGTGAGGATGCTTGCTTTGGTCGTTAGCTGTAATGGGATGTTAGATCTAATCTGGTTCTTTTTCCTTGCAATTAGCAAGCACAATGTGGGTGTTAGGCTACTTTAAAAACAACCTAGAGCTCAGGGTTCCATCTTGTAAAGCAACTTAAGAGAAGCCAGAAATGGGCCTGGGAAGGTCTTCCTCCGATGGCTAAGTCAAGGTGTGATCAACCCCTGAATATAGGCGAGTAAATGCGAGAGTCAATGAGGAATAATGATGGTGTTAGTCACTAGCCATCTATAGAGACATCCAGGTGAAAACTCTTAAATGCTATAAGGTTGACCCAATGATAGCCAAAATCTACCATCATTAATGGTTGACTAAAATAGCATGATAATTTCTTGGAGTTGCCACTGAGGTGGGCATTAAATGCCTATCATGTGTTGGCCTATGATTAGTTGACAAGAAGCCTCGAGGGACCCCTCCACATGTGATAAAAAACCGGATTGAAAGTGTCTCGACTAAAGACACTTGGAATGCCAATTGGTCCAGCAGTATGCTTGATACAATGTAAACAAGCTGGTAAAGGCTGTTCCTAGTACTGAATTGCTGATGGATGGTTACACCATTCCTTACAGACAACCACCTTGCTCCCATTTGCTGGGTGACGGTGCAGACCAATATGGGCATAGGGCTATCCTAacgtttttaaaaatattagaCGCAAGGTCCCAAAACACCCGAGGCGTTAGGCGCTCGCCTAGACACCTACCCAAGCAAAGTAAGGAGCCcccgaatattataattaaaataatgtaTAGCTAAATAGAAATATGCTAAATATGTTTATGGAGACCTATGTTAGAATTAAACTGCTCCAAAAGCATCTTATTAATCAAGCATGTTTTGCCGCTCTAAGACATCATCAAGTAAAAGCTAGGAGAGTTTTACGTATAAATCAAAGTGCATATTGCTGATGGTGTTGtagatataataaatatatttaaactgCTCCAAACAAGTTTTTGCTTGTCTATTCACAGTTTAATTAACAGGAAGGTGGGGGAAGAAGAGGACGATGAACGAAACTGTAGCTACGAACGAACAAAGCTACAGTAGAGGATGAAGATAGTAGATGACATTATTGACGACGGTGGACAGAGCTGCAGCGTTGGACGGAAAGTGCAAAGGTGGCAAATGAAGGTGATGGAAGAGGTTGTCAGCAACGACAAACAGAGTTATAACGAACGTTAGGGTTTAGACAAGATGTAGTGGCAAACGAGCTATAGAGACGGGTGTGTTGTAGCAACCACAACCGAGCTGCAACAGCAAATGAGTTGGATGAGGCTGTCGATGATAGCGAGTAGAGCGAACAAAGGCAACggattgacacggacttagctggatttgcctaagtcgtgcggcacccttgcgtgtccgtccgcaaaggtcagcctccccgaagcctcccattgtcccttaggaccaacaaaagagagaacgagttaaagagaacgcctcaatcgggatccacaagcaaacatctccgaaaaacacttcatagacaatgcaaattacaaacagactttacaagctctgaacagtggcacaacaaagggtaaaatgatccattacagactgaaaagctctcgcacgtgtccacatgacacaacttttatttacaaacctaaagtgaccaccaacccaactaaaatgggactattaagccttcggctgcccctttacattctgtacagggcatgaacatgccaaaagacacggacatacataagcattacatcaaacaccttgtttagaagtttgtccgtgacattctcccccacttagtccttcgacgtcctcgtcgaagcctttgtgaacactgcaactcttcgcctttgctgagtcttcaatcttccgctccagctgcaatgcgcctcctggctcccagctgctctccgctgctgtttttgagtagtcgaacgtttgatccgccatgctgcttcaactcgccaatgactctaactctggtgtggggttggctaagttgtgttgatcctcgttgattcctacggatccaccaaatgaaggaaaagaccatccttactgcgccagtctctcaaaatttccacatgctgcttgaactgggtggatgcttgttggagctttaacgagcatcgcctcgcaaacttctgaagttttgggtccttcctccacaaaatctgctcattgactcttcttccagttagttgtcacatccaagtaggttcgcatcacttccgctttcgattggcatttcgttgggaaatgaagcggacaatctactctcagtagtactgatcaccgttggtgaggatttgacaactattgtcttccattatcctcgaagggtctttgaacttgtgcagagctcctctgctggataaataagagaactggggtactcggtttcgcccattctcttaagagttgagaaggcaaaggttacttgacttcgcccgcctcctcgaggttgtacttcatgcatcgagctggttactggccttcgcctgctctttgctcacacttctgaagtacttgaagtgtttgcactccttgcgttgagttagctactgtgattcaccttctcaatgccattgaacttctggaatgcaggaagttttcaccccaacttggagtaattctctgatagatgaggttgcatctgggattgtaccgtcttctccatcaaccctgccgcctactccactgagtagcaaaggtacagcaccgcgtactgcctgcttcgttccttggtcgtgcactcttgcatgacccgaagtccttcacttacggctatcttgatgagaaacttgttgacaccggtcttacgaagtttcttggcctctgcccttcagccttgtctcggtacttggagattgcctctgcatgctccacctcctcggcccctttcacgaccaagcgctctccctccgtgagagcaagggagcaaaggatcacggaagtcccgcctctgcggtaccatggcgctgccatgcccatggccctactatccgtcgcctcgtctctgaatcccttttcttcacaatcagtagaaatgtctccgtggcactcctctgagtccacctccattctgactgatgcttgattttgggtagctaagtccctctggactcgtcgtcgcttcctcgccccttttgaccccctgctttaacacctctgtgttctccaagcagtctgtttggtcgatggaaagacagattgcaactcccatgcatggcctctgccatcacgttgtagggtttgcaccgattctgttctccttagcttccttggtagcaacgttcgcttactcgaccttgtcctctgacttgtcgggctcccttaagcgaatgtgagctctggagtagtctaactctccagctgcttcgatcatacctctacatgatcaagttcctcccatggaactcactggtacttgcattcgaacttttcccttagtggaacccagcccccatatgctgatgaccaaggctttcatccgaagcaaaattcgatgcacgcacggaagacccgcctctgcggtaccatggccttcactccttgaatccatagcccttcttgccgtcgtgttgttcaccgaagtggagctcccagtagctcccgatcatacctccatatgatctagtccctcacgggtcaagaccatgtcgtgtgtgtcgcattgccacgaactgttccaccacgatccgctgcaccatgtcgcctcctggtgacatctccattgcattctgatccttgtggaataaactcgaattgtgaaccctccatgtgtggcctctgccaatacatcgcagtgtctcctccaccttcgatttcgttcgctcctttggcaatcaaccttcatccacccactcttgggtcacacctagatgaagcaccgctctaggacagtccgtcgcctagtagctcccgaagtccaccgacttcactgtaatttgtgcaccattgtctggatcctgggcctctgcccctatcagcacaatctccgctgcgcaccgcttccttcatagcaactcgaatggcaacactgtggcatattcttcaagagtacccgcctctgcgtcctcttgccccgtgctaaggccttctgaacccaacttcgcctccgcaaattgagtcgccttagttcctccatcaaatgcttctccgagataaggtgcatgtgccccgaagctcccttcgtctttggcaccatgcaagatgagtccgctccgtcagaatgaaggacccatggaacaacatgatcctactattgcctctgcaagagttcatgtccttgacctctgtctaaggaaagcactgtgtctctgctccatgttccaacttctatgctggctcccttcatgcggcttgggtacttcgccaagttacacccaagttgctccgctcctcgtttttgcattgagtcgatggtggccctcgtgcccaccattccacgggtcagccctcccttgagtccgatctccacatcgactccaagtgtgccttcatttaagttgctttaggtcgctcccccacttgatctcgcaatgcatccaccaatgtattctctcgagcgagatcatgcgacaactcctcgccgcttgctcagtccatcgagcttcgtggagttgttgtttgttgaggtactcctcctcaacatgtgaggtccgtctcacatgattctccctctggagagccgggacttatccctcctagataactatcccgttggagcaatatctctcttcgtttcggagaccaccatccccttggactactccgatctgctgaacaaactgtgcactgttctgcctcttgcaaacgcacttgctagattacgactccatgtcaatacagcccccgctgcacccctcaaggcctagcaacatgctgaactcgttgcacactttagcctccgacggacgtatccttcacatgccgaagagaaagtttcaatgctccatggcgccgagtttcggtcgccttgggatggccacgaacattccgtcgtctgcatacaagcccatgcatgagtaccaaattcttcgagttagcaattcccctcacctctgtgagctttgcataactcttttggtcgttaagcaactcattccaccttgcatggtctcattcttgccaagcgcctcgcttgcctagagcaccatcaagtatagttgtcaacgttgagccgtagctcaaactcagccatcctaacctttatgcgctccaaattcttccaagcttgcctgttctcgtggtgcctcttgcgcgaagggttggccattcctctgaatgccaatctcagatgcccgctcctctgagcgactcttttccctacatctccatgcccgttttccctcaaacggtcgcgcgtgtgctgactgccctcaacgcagccccgctaggtcccccacgtttgcatgtcaagtgtttctataagtgcttgtctcgctttgataccatatgacacggacttagctggatttgcctaagtcgtgcggcacccttgcgtgtccgtccgcaaaggtcagcctccccgaagcctcccattatcccttaggaccaacaaaagagagaacgggttaaagagaacgcctcaatcgggatccacaagcaaacatctccgaaaaacacttcatagacaatacaaattacaaacagactttacaagctctgaacagtggcacaacaaagggtaaaatggtccattacagaccgaaaagctctcgcacgtgtccacatgacacaacttttatttacaagcctaaagtggccaccaacccaactaaaatgggattattaagccttcggccgcccctttacattctgtacagggcatgaacatgccaaaagacacggacatacatatgcattacatcaaacaccttgtttagaagtttgtccgtgacaggatgTAGGGTTTTATTTCACCTTTGTTTTCTTTTACTGGGTCGGGCAAGGGAGAGGGTTGGCCAGTGTTAGGATAACTATGTTAGTTGGTTCGATCAAACCAACTTATAAGTCCAATCAAACCAAAGTTTGAACCCAACCAAATTTGGTTCGGGCACTCGCTCGTGGCGCCAGGCGCCTGGGCTTAGGCAAGCACTCAAGTAGCACTTCATTGAAGCATTATGTCTCGATTTcagcgaggcgctcgagcctcgcctaagcacccgagcgccttttgAAAATCCTGAACTATCCTTTGTTAAATGCAGTTGCCATTTCTTGAGTCAATATAGCACAAACATTAGTCTGGGCTTAGCAAAGTTGTTTGCACAATAAAATAGTTTGGCAGAGTTTTTGAAACTATGACAACTACTGTAGAAATTTCTGTAACCTTTAACTTTGTGTTCCAAGAGACCATTATAAGTGGCTTATGAGAACCACCTTAAGAGGTTTTCAATAAGGTCAAATGTTCAAGTCATCCTTCCAACTAaataatatcaagaagaaaaatggAATGTACATGGCTCAGCAAAATGTCTACATGATGAACTCAAGCATTGGTCATTACCTGTTTTTTGTTGGTACCAGTGTAAGCATCTGAGCACATGCAACATTTATCATACCTTCATTTtagcaaaaaacaaaaacaagaagaTCACATCAGATAATGTACCAAATATATGAATGACACCAACTAACTAAAAGCCAACTTCAACAGAACCAGATTTATCTGGATTAAAAGATTTAGCAATTCAAAGTATATGTAATCATTAGCCAACCTGTCaatcttctcttgaagatctcttaatttGGCCAAATCATCCTCGTGAAACTGCCTCTCTTCCTGAAGCTTGTTGCTTAATGTCTGTACTTCTGAATGTAGGACATTTACTTCAGTTTCTAATTCCCGCGCACGTGACTCCAGCAAATTGTAAGACTCAGCCATACACTTCAATTGTGTTTCAGACAAGCTATTTAATTTTTTACTAGTGGCCAATTGAGATCTAAGCTCTGTCATGTTCTGTTCAGTTTCAACCAGCTGAAGTTTCATCTCTTCCAGTAATTTGGTACAAGTTGACAGTTCCActtgcatgttttttttttccagcTTCATCTGTTCAAATTCCTTCAAGGAGAATTTCTGCATTGTTGTTCTTTGTTCATTGATATCACTGATAGGCCTATCAATCTCTACATGAGATGAAGAAGACCTCCCTGAGAAATTTTCATTTCTTGGTTCATGCTGAGCTACTCTGTTCTCGAGTAATGTTGCTTTGTCTATGCAATCTGAAATACTACTTTTCCATTCATTATTCATATCCAATGACATCCTAAAGCCTACCTTATTGGCTTCAGACAGAATATGGGATAAAATGAGTATAGCATCATTCAAGCATTTTTCATCATGTTGAACATCCTTAACACAGGAAGAGAACTGCTGGATTTTCTCACTTAGTCCTTGAGTATCAAATGGATGATCTTGTGTAACAATAGCTTCTTTCCCAAGATATGTAACAAAATCTTGAATCTCAGTTATAACATTGTTTAACTCTTGACCCAAGTCATTCTTACCATCAGCAGATGAAACACTGTCATGCATAGAGATAACAATATCGGTGGTCTCATTGATGTCATCATGATGAGGTTTTTCATCACAAGAAGCATCTGTCAAATAATTTCCTTTAATGGCACAGCTTATTGAGTGCTGAGGCAACTCTTCCTGTGTTTCCTTCATGATATGTCTTATATCTTCCAAAACTTTACCAATATCAACTTCTTGATCCTGCAATTTGAAAATAGAAGCTATTCTTGACTGAAGTTTCACCAACAGATGATCATGTTTATTTATTACAAGTCCATAATGGTTTTGATTGGTGCAAGGCAGAATTTCTGGCTTCTCTGATGCCATCACTTGTACTTCACTAGTATCATCCTTCTGAACATCACCTAGTAAAGTAGCACTGGTATTTTCAGTTTTCATCTTATCAAGCACACCATCAGATATGGTGGTTGCTCCATTGGACTCTGTTGACAAACAAGCTAATCTTTCCATCTCTAGAAAGTCATCCATAAGTTCCAAATGATTTGAATTGTCTATATTCTTGTACTTCACAGTATCTTTTTCTTTCTGAAACTGTGAGAGCTCTGACATTAACGTTGTAGCCCAAGGTACCGAATAGTTTCCTTCCTCATCAATTCCATCTTCAGACATGGAGGTCAGGCTTGACGGGTTGCTTTCGTTTTGGGTTAAGGTGGTATCAGAAGAGACATCAATATTTGGTGTTGATGAGACTTTTTGTTGGTTCAGAGCTAGCATCTGTGCTTCAACACTACAAAGCTTGCTTGCTGTTTTAGCACACATATCTCTTG
Coding sequences within:
- the LOC103982712 gene encoding filament-like plant protein 4; protein product: MDRRSWPWKKKSSEKVMTAIDSSHSTLSNTGGNQVDQDGNYTVNYVQISAESYAHLTELENQVNILNEKLSAALIEMTAKDDLVKQHAKVAEEAVSGWEKAEAESSALKHQLESVTLLKLTAEERASHLDSALKECMKQTRNVKEESEQKLHDVIFAKTKQWEKIKAELEAKLDAFEEELLKASAENAALSRSIQERSDILMQVSDEKMQADTEIELLKTNIDSCKKEINSLKYELHVTSKELEIRNEEKNMSTKSADAANKQHLEDVKKISKLEAECQRLRGLVRKKLPGPAALAQMKLEVENLGRDHKETRMRHSPAKNPSPHHKSTPTCDFASESIHTLQKENEFLTTHLLTIEEETKMLREALSKRNSELQASRDMCAKTASKLCSVEAQMLALNQQKVSSTPNIDVSSDTTLTQNESNPSSLTSMSEDGIDEEGNYSVPWATTLMSELSQFQKEKDTVKYKNIDNSNHLELMDDFLEMERLACLSTESNGATTISDGVLDKMKTENTSATLLGDVQKDDTSEVQVMASEKPEILPCTNQNHYGLVINKHDHLLVKLQSRIASIFKLQDQEVDIGKVLEDIRHIMKETQEELPQHSISCAIKGNYLTDASCDEKPHHDDINETTDIVISMHDSVSSADGKNDLGQELNNVITEIQDFVTYLGKEAIVTQDHPFDTQGLSEKIQQFSSCVKDVQHDEKCLNDAILILSHILSEANKVGFRMSLDMNNEWKSSISDCIDKATLLENRVAQHEPRNENFSGRSSSSHVEIDRPISDINEQRTTMQKFSLKEFEQMKLEKKNMQVELSTCTKLLEEMKLQLVETEQNMTELRSQLATSKKLNSLSETQLKCMAESYNLLESRARELETEVNVLHSEVQTLSNKLQEERQFHEDDLAKLRDLQEKIDRYDKCCMCSDAYTGTNKKQEKEIEAAAEKLAECQETILMLGRQLQALRPLAERSDSSLKNRNLMTDDHFEGKPGPSGFNIRAMHKSRHSMSEVESSAAFITPTHGGESPLDRFVSQVCPSDIEAGHLTRSPVNSKHRKHRLFYRGRSDQ